The DNA window CGGCACGCTGGACTTCGTCGGGGTGAACTACTACACGCGCGACCTGGTGGCCTTCGACCTCCTGGCCCCTCAGCGTCTCTTCGGCCGCAACTACCTCAACCCCGACGCTCCCCACAGCGACGGCGGGTACGGAGAGATCTATCCCGAGGGGATGTATCGCGCCCTGCGTCTGGCCGGGCGCTACGGCCGGCCCGTCTACGTCACGGAGAACGGGCTTCCGGACGCCGACGACGACCAGCGCGGGGAGTTCATCCTGTCGCACCTGCGGGAGCTCCGCCGCGCCATCGAGGACGGCGTCGACGTGCGCGGCTACTACCACTGGTCGCTTCTGGACAACTTCGAGTGGGCCGAGGGGTGGACGCTGCGCTTCGGCCTGATCGCCGTCGATCCGACCACCCAGCGGCGCACCCCGCGCCCCAGCGCCGACCTCTACGCGCAGATCTGCCGGCGGAACGCGCTGCCCCAGGAAGCGCCTACGTCACGATAAGGGTGCCCTTTAATCCGCCCGTGTAGTGGTTGGTGCCGCCGGTCGGGAGGTGGCGGCCGATCTCGAACCGCCCCTTTCTTGATGTCTACGACCAGATCCCGGGGATGGCCGTGCCGCAGTCCGGACAACGCCCCCGATGGGGGCTGAGACGGTCGCGCAGGATCAGGTACCCTCGCCGCGCCACCAGAAGCGCCCCGCAGTGGTGGCAGAAGGTGTGCTCGTAGCGTCCCACCCGCCCCGGCAGATTCCCGGCGTAGACGTACTTCAGGCCGGCGGCTTCGCCGATCCCTGCCGCGCGGAGCAGCGTCTCCGCGGGGGTGTCGTCGGGCTCCGTCATCCTGTAGTCCTTGTGGAAGGCCGTGACGTGCCAGGGGATCAAGGGCGAGACCGAGGCGATGAACTCCGCGATGGCGCGCAGCTCGTCGCCGGTGTCGTTGAACCCGGGGATGACCAGCGTCACGATCTCCGTCCAGAACCCCAGGGCATAGACGCGTTTGATGGTGTCCAGGACGCGTTCCAGGACGCCGCCGAGGTACCGGTAGTTCCGGTCGTTGAAGCTCTTCAGGTCTATCTTGTAGCAATCGGTCCACGGCCGCAGGGCGGCCAGGACCTCGGCCGTGCCGTTGCCGTTGCTGACGTAGCCGGTGCGCAGACCGGCCTGCTTCGCTTCTTTGAAGATCGCCAGCGCCCACTCGGTGGTGATCAGGGGCTCGTTGTAGGAGCTGACCACATACGCGGCGCCCTCGCCTACCGCCAGGCGCACGATCTCCTGAGGCGAAATCTCCATCGGCTCCGTCCCTGCCACCGGATCGCGCAGCGCCTGGCTGGTCAGCCAGTTCTGGCAGTTCGGGCACCGGTAGTCGCAGCCGAGCATGCCGAAGGTGAGGGCGCGCGCGCCGGGGCGGACGTGGTAGAAAGGTTTCTTTTCGATCGGATCGCACTGCAGTGCGGCGACGTAGCCCCAGGGGACGCGCAGGACGCCGTTGTCGTTGAACCGCACCCGGCAGATCCCGCGGCGGCCGGGGAAGATGACGCAGCGGTGACCGCAGGCCAGGCAGCGAACCTTTCCCGCCCCCAGGCGTTCGTAGAGTTCCCCTTCGACCGTCAGGCGGTCGAGCAGCAGGGCCAGCGTGGGGACGGCGCGGGCCATCGGCTCTCAGACCGATTGTAGCAACGAGGAGAGAGGCTGCGCGGCCGGGATGGGCCCCGGATTACCGCCTGTCCAGGCCGAGGATGCGGCGCGCATTCCCGGCCAGGATGGCCTGCCGGTCGTCGTCGCTCAGTTCGAGCCGCCGGAGAATCGCCACCTGCTCCTTGAGGATGTGGCCGCGGTAGCCCCCGTAGGCGGTCGAGTCCGTGCCGAAGAGGATGCGTCCGGGCCCGAAGGCGCGCAGGGCGTCCCTGAACACCTGCTCCAGGGACGGCTGCCCCGGATAGTAGTCGCGCCAGTTGTTGGTCCCGGAGGTGTCCACGCAGACGTTCTCCGTGTGGTAGGCCAGAAACAGCGTCTCGCGAAAGAAGCCGGCGCCGAAGTGGGCGATGACGAAGGTGACCTCCGGAAACTCCTTCACCGCCGCGGACAGGGGCAGCGGGCTGGCAAAACTCAGATCATAGAAGGCGCCGACGGTGATGCCGAAATGGAAGAGGATGGGCAGTGCCGCCTCCGCCGCGGCCTCGTAGACCGGGTACAGCGCCCGGTCGTTGGGCAGGAACCGCTGGATCGGCGGGTAGAGCTTCAACCCGGACAATCCCATGGAGCGGAACTGGGCCACCGTCCGTCCGGCGTCGGGATGGCGCGGATCGGAGAGCGAACCCCAGCCGATCAGGCGTTGCGGGTTCATGGCCACGAACCGGGAGAGTTCCTCGTTCCCTTCGCCGACCGCAATGAACGCCCCGGCCTGGACCCCGGCCGCATCGAAGGCCTGGAGCCAGGAGCGGGCGTGGTCTTCCAGCGACTTCCCTTCCAGCTCGGCCAGACGTTCCTCGAAGGTCTTCCCCCGGACCCTGGCCGCCTCCATCGCCTTCTTCCGGTACTGCGGAAGGCGCTCGCGCTGGCGCCGGAGCATCGCCGCGGTGATCAGGTGGAGGTGGCTGTCGATGATCGTCATGGGGCCAGCGTACTGCGGGGTTTCTCAGAGCGTCAATACGAAGTCCCGCAGCGGATGTCGAGCGCTGCTCGTCGGCCCCGGCTTGCCCTGGCACGCCGGATGCTCTTTCCTCACAGCATGGGGTCGCGGATGAGACTGGACGGTGTGGAGTGCAGGACGGAGGGGCGGCAGGTCGTGGCCAGGGTCAGGCTCAGCCTGGACGACGACGTGCGCACCGGCTCCTCCAGCGCGCCGGCCGTAGGGACCGGATGGCAGCGCGCCGTGGCCGAGGCCACGCTGCAGGCGGTCGCCGCCTTCGTGGGCGGCGGTGTCGCCTTCACCCTGGACTCCGTCACGGAAATCCGGACCGGGCGTCATCCGCTGATCGTGGTGACGATCGTCGTCCACGACGGGCGTCGCGAGGTCTTCCTCTCCGGTGCCTCCCGGATCAAGGACCATCCGCCCACGGCGGTGGCGCGCGCCGTCCTCCACGGCCTCAACCGCTGGACGGAGTTCCTGCACGAGCGCGACATCACCGCCGATCCCCTCGCCGATCACTCCGGCTC is part of the Armatimonadota bacterium genome and encodes:
- the amrS gene encoding AmmeMemoRadiSam system radical SAM enzyme, with amino-acid sequence MARAVPTLALLLDRLTVEGELYERLGAGKVRCLACGHRCVIFPGRRGICRVRFNDNGVLRVPWGYVAALQCDPIEKKPFYHVRPGARALTFGMLGCDYRCPNCQNWLTSQALRDPVAGTEPMEISPQEIVRLAVGEGAAYVVSSYNEPLITTEWALAIFKEAKQAGLRTGYVSNGNGTAEVLAALRPWTDCYKIDLKSFNDRNYRYLGGVLERVLDTIKRVYALGFWTEIVTLVIPGFNDTGDELRAIAEFIASVSPLIPWHVTAFHKDYRMTEPDDTPAETLLRAAGIGEAAGLKYVYAGNLPGRVGRYEHTFCHHCGALLVARRGYLILRDRLSPHRGRCPDCGTAIPGIWS
- a CDS encoding amidohydrolase family protein — encoded protein: MTIIDSHLHLITAAMLRRQRERLPQYRKKAMEAARVRGKTFEERLAELEGKSLEDHARSWLQAFDAAGVQAGAFIAVGEGNEELSRFVAMNPQRLIGWGSLSDPRHPDAGRTVAQFRSMGLSGLKLYPPIQRFLPNDRALYPVYEAAAEAALPILFHFGITVGAFYDLSFASPLPLSAAVKEFPEVTFVIAHFGAGFFRETLFLAYHTENVCVDTSGTNNWRDYYPGQPSLEQVFRDALRAFGPGRILFGTDSTAYGGYRGHILKEQVAILRRLELSDDDRQAILAGNARRILGLDRR